The Rhopalosiphum maidis isolate BTI-1 chromosome 1, ASM367621v3, whole genome shotgun sequence genome has a segment encoding these proteins:
- the LOC113549752 gene encoding uncharacterized protein LOC113549752 — translation MISTRFFMSAITLLIVVQCISCLEKTDTKVGATKPDKNSFISINKSEPQPEEEVMTEDNSLIKSTTNCIRNIIKKPFDLVLWPLKGVMSSLKTAANISNPQTTNKKPLENS, via the exons atgatttcaaCACGGTTTTTTATGTCAGCAATTACGTTACTAATTGTGGTCCAA tgcatttCTTGTTTAGAGAAAACAGACACAAAGGTTGGTGCTACCAAACCTGATAAGAACTCGTTCATTTCCATCAATAAATCAGAACCTCAACCG GAAGAAGAGGTAATGACCGAAGATAATTCATTGATAAAATCAACAACAAATTGCATTCGTAATATAATCAAGAAGCCCTTTGATTTAGTTTTGTGGCCCTTAAAAGGGGTAATGAGTTCGTTGAAAACTGCCGCGAACATATCAAATCCtcaaacaacaaataaaaaacctttggaaaattcataa
- the LOC113549567 gene encoding uncharacterized protein LOC113549567: MMFYKQKTIILSFVIIFSLVQLINSADPEVAVPTDSTKTDSTKTDSVGNDGANKPADPAKIEQPTPVNIATTPTATQQSSTTQNQNSIFCKMICMPLHACKTFFGDTFKIIWKNILKAKDKIISVYKPSTITVNNVG, encoded by the exons ATGATGTTTTACAAgcaaaaaaccattattttatcatttgttataatattttcattggtGCAA cTTATAAATTCTGCAGACCCTGAAGTTGCAGTACCGACAGACTCTACTAAAACAGACTCTACTAAAACAGACTCTGTAGGCAATGACGGCGCAAACAAACCTGCAGATCCTGCTAAAATAGAGCAACCTACGccg gtaaatattgcGACGACACCAACTGCAACCCAACAATCTTCAACGACACAAAATCAAAAcagcatattttgtaaaatgattTGTATGCCCCTTCATGCCTGCAAGACGTTTTTTGGAGacacattcaaaataatttggaaaaatatattaaaagccAAGGACAAAATTATTTCCGTTTATAAACCATCGACCATAACTGTCAATAACGTCGGCTAG
- the LOC113549627 gene encoding uncharacterized protein LOC113549627: MRKSKMIITWLCFFMITFNICSEGKANGSSSRNKSKSLTNSLVSRSRQALGALKRLPNKMKPLITWIRKYIDFGIKCNRLSKYQVICRTKLTINGKRVFSYNIWNKIPGFLKRRLKDSEKKLPPQATETTKTY, encoded by the exons ATGAGAAAatctaaaatgataattacgtGGCTATGTTTTTTCATGATAACATTCAAT aTTTGTAGCGAAGGGAAAGCAAATGGATCATCAAGCAggaataaatcaaaatcattaaCAAATTCACTGGTATCTCGTAGCAGACAGGCCTTGGGTGCTTTGAAAAGATTGCCAAACAAAATGAAACCATTGATAACTTGGATTCGAAAATACATAGATTtcggtataaaatgtaatcgtTTATCGAAATATCAAGTCATTTGTAGAACAAAGCTCACAATAAATGGTAAACGGGTgttcagttataatatttggaatAAAATACCAGGCTTTTTAAAGAGACGTTTGAAAGACAGTGAAAAAAAACTACCGCCACAAGCAACAGAAACTACCAAAACATactaa
- the LOC113549446 gene encoding uncharacterized protein LOC113549446 — protein sequence MISKRILISMIVIISLAEFITCPSATKPDPAASKTGVKPRVIPASKSGVGKPGATATKPTDSGMDPDNSEMESEKPNGLRQKFFRPIRFIFWPVRFLWGKFKNLKNKLQQNNNMETEFDVEKPIDKNRKKV from the exons ATGATTTCCAAGCGAATTTTAATATCGATGATTGTCATAATTTCTTTGGCCGAA ttCATAACTTGTCCGTCGGCCACTAAACCAGATCCAGCTGCATCTAAAACTGGAGTTAAGCCAAGAGTTATACCTGCATCTAAATCTGGAGTAGGTAAACCAGGAGCTACAGCCACTAAACCaacg GACTCAGGAATGGACCCGGATAACTCTGAAATGGAATCAGAAAAACCAAACGGCCTACGTCAAAAATTCTTTAGGCCTATAAGGTTTATATTTTGGCCCGTGCGATTCTTATggggaaaatttaaaaacttaaagaataaattacaacaaaacaataacatgGAAACAGAATTTGACGTAGAGAAacctatagataaaaatagaaaaaaagtataa
- the LOC113549637 gene encoding uncharacterized protein LOC113549637: MIATQIFISMVVLISSVHFITCPAVASGGATKPNMSQFAVVSDKPDTTPDMLLEGETHESNIGQSLVSKKVRTAMSKSVGFLLWPVKKSWKIIKGFMPIRRNMSIVPKNMVNGEVIN, from the exons ATGATTGCCACACAGATCTTTATATCAATGGTTGTTTTAATTTCTTCCGTCCAT tttataaccTGTCCAGCTGTTGCTAGTGGTGGTGCAACGAAACCAAATATGAGTCAATTTGCAGTTGTAAGTGATAAACCAGACACTACCCCG GATATGCTGCTCGAAGGAGAAACGCATGAATCAAATATTGGACAGTCATTAGTTTCAAAAAAAGTTCGTACTGCGATGTCTAAATCTGTTGGTTTTCTACTCTGGCCAGTAAAGAAATCGTGGAAAATAATCAAGGGCTTTATGCCGATACGCCGAAATATGAGTATTGTTCCAAAAAATATGGTGAATGgagaagtaataaattaa